One genomic segment of Rhodohalobacter mucosus includes these proteins:
- the ggt gene encoding gamma-glutamyltransferase: protein MISQPSAAQVGNPVSWKNGVVSSADEYASKAGLEILQKGGNAVDAAVAVQFALSVTLPRAGNIGGGGFLVLHLQDGTAAALDFREKAPIAASRDMYLNENGEYVSRKSKIGHLAAGIPGTVDGMITALERYGTLPLEIVMEPAIRLAREGFILSHSAARSLNSASERLSEYRGSADAFLKPGGTPWEPGDLFLQPDLAETLERIATLGRRGFYSGITASLIVEEMKRGGGLITMRDLRDYRSIWREPVRTNFRGYELIMMPPPSSGGIVMTQVLGMINRPELDTTAFNSAAYIHLISEALRRSFADRNYWLGDPDFVPVPADSLTSPHYLRLRMQSFSPDTASDSERISHGDVIHTVQESSETTHFNVADRFGNVVSVNTTLNGSFGSFVTVTGAGFLLNNEMDDFSAKPGEPNMFGLIGAEANSIQGGKRMLSSMNPVIALKDGRFRFAGGAAGGPRIITAVLQNFLNMALFGMNAKEAIAAPRFHHQWLPDQILVENLWFSEDTIEKLNKMGHNVRRSGNLAIVHTIASDQEGNYVGAADPRGPGYVAGY, encoded by the coding sequence ATGATTTCACAACCGTCTGCTGCTCAGGTTGGCAATCCGGTATCGTGGAAAAACGGTGTGGTATCTTCTGCCGACGAATATGCATCAAAAGCAGGCCTTGAAATTCTGCAGAAAGGCGGAAACGCCGTAGATGCAGCAGTTGCAGTGCAATTTGCCCTTTCGGTAACTCTTCCCCGTGCCGGCAATATCGGCGGGGGCGGCTTCCTGGTACTGCACCTGCAGGACGGTACAGCTGCAGCACTCGATTTCAGGGAAAAAGCGCCGATCGCCGCTTCCCGCGATATGTACCTGAACGAAAATGGGGAATATGTATCCCGAAAAAGTAAAATCGGCCACCTGGCAGCCGGCATTCCTGGAACCGTTGACGGCATGATCACCGCCCTGGAACGGTACGGAACACTGCCGCTCGAAATTGTAATGGAACCCGCAATACGCCTGGCACGGGAAGGGTTCATCCTGTCGCATTCTGCTGCACGAAGCCTGAACAGCGCCTCAGAGCGTTTGTCGGAGTACCGCGGTTCTGCGGATGCATTTCTGAAGCCTGGCGGCACTCCATGGGAACCGGGAGATCTTTTCCTGCAACCCGATCTGGCAGAAACACTGGAACGTATTGCCACACTGGGCCGAAGAGGGTTCTATTCGGGAATTACCGCAAGCCTGATTGTTGAAGAGATGAAAAGAGGCGGTGGACTCATCACAATGCGCGACCTTCGTGATTACAGAAGTATCTGGCGTGAGCCGGTCAGGACCAATTTCAGAGGGTACGAACTCATTATGATGCCTCCCCCGTCGAGCGGAGGAATTGTAATGACACAGGTACTTGGAATGATTAATCGACCCGAATTGGATACAACCGCATTTAATTCTGCCGCTTACATCCATCTGATATCCGAAGCTCTGAGACGCTCATTTGCTGACAGAAACTATTGGCTTGGCGATCCCGATTTTGTCCCTGTTCCGGCCGACAGTTTAACCAGCCCGCACTATCTGCGGCTGAGAATGCAGTCGTTTAGTCCGGATACGGCATCAGATAGTGAACGGATTTCTCATGGAGATGTAATACACACTGTACAGGAAAGCAGTGAAACCACGCACTTCAATGTCGCTGATCGGTTTGGAAATGTTGTCAGCGTAAACACAACCTTGAACGGCTCATTTGGAAGTTTTGTAACCGTAACAGGTGCCGGCTTCCTGCTCAACAATGAAATGGACGACTTTTCAGCCAAACCCGGCGAACCCAATATGTTTGGTCTGATCGGTGCCGAAGCCAACTCCATTCAGGGGGGCAAGCGAATGCTGAGCAGCATGAACCCGGTTATCGCGTTGAAGGATGGCAGGTTTCGGTTTGCGGGTGGCGCTGCAGGAGGACCAAGAATTATTACGGCCGTTCTTCAGAACTTTTTGAATATGGCGCTGTTCGGCATGAATGCAAAAGAAGCCATAGCAGCACCCCGGTTTCATCACCAATGGCTTCCCGATCAGATACTGGTGGAAAATCTTTGGTTCTCGGAGGATACCATTGAAAAACTCAATAAAATGGGACATAACGTGCGTCGATCCGGAAATCTTGCTATCGTACACACTATCGCATCAGACCAGGAAGGTAATTACGTAGGTGCAGCTGATCCCCGTGGGCCGGGTTACGTTGCAGGGTACTGA
- the xerD gene encoding site-specific tyrosine recombinase XerD, with protein MAFSKELQHYLQFIKLEKGLANTSANSYENDLKRYLGFVAEELKIKNLAGITLQHIEQYLSELTDMGLEVSTIARNISSIRSFHEFAVAEQIAEANPAELVELPRKAKKLPEVLTAEEVIAIIDEADRTDFAGIRDAAILETLYASGMRVSELTELEMDRLFFEIGFIRVIGKGNKERLVPVGEHAQLAIEHYIETSRKEFINSDKPGKTKNRLFLNQRGGPLSRMSIWNIVNKYAMKAGISKNVYPHIFRHSFATHLLEGGADLRAVQEMLGHTSILTTEIYTHVDRSLLHQIHKEFHPRA; from the coding sequence ATGGCTTTTTCGAAGGAACTTCAGCACTACCTTCAGTTTATCAAACTTGAAAAGGGACTCGCAAACACCTCGGCAAATTCCTACGAAAATGATCTGAAAAGATACCTTGGGTTTGTGGCTGAAGAGCTGAAAATCAAAAATCTTGCAGGAATTACCCTGCAGCATATTGAACAATATCTATCGGAATTAACCGACATGGGGCTTGAGGTGAGCACCATTGCACGAAATATCTCCAGTATCAGAAGTTTTCATGAATTTGCCGTTGCCGAACAGATAGCAGAAGCCAACCCGGCAGAGCTTGTGGAACTTCCCAGAAAAGCAAAAAAACTGCCCGAGGTACTTACTGCCGAAGAGGTGATTGCAATTATCGATGAGGCCGATCGCACCGATTTTGCAGGTATTCGGGATGCGGCCATTCTGGAAACACTCTATGCAAGCGGCATGAGAGTGAGTGAACTGACCGAGCTTGAAATGGACCGGCTTTTTTTTGAGATCGGATTTATCCGCGTAATTGGAAAGGGGAACAAAGAGAGACTGGTGCCGGTAGGAGAACATGCCCAGCTTGCAATTGAGCATTATATTGAAACATCCCGGAAAGAGTTTATCAATTCCGATAAACCGGGAAAAACCAAAAACCGGCTCTTTCTGAATCAACGGGGCGGACCATTATCCCGTATGAGCATCTGGAACATTGTTAATAAATATGCAATGAAGGCAGGCATCAGTAAAAATGTGTATCCTCACATCTTCAGACACTCGTTTGCAACACATCTGCTGGAAGGAGGTGCAGACCTTCGAGCCGTTCAGGAGATGCTTGGCCATACATCCATTTTGACAACCGAAATATACACCCATGTCGACCGTTCACTTCTTCATCAGATCCATAAAGAATTTCACCCCCGGGCTTAG